In a genomic window of Corvus hawaiiensis isolate bCorHaw1 chromosome Z, bCorHaw1.pri.cur, whole genome shotgun sequence:
- the LOC125320019 gene encoding protein FAM240B-like: MNSQYLRHEVRGCETSDLRNFWEKTIEQQTQYLQYEKERQRRSALTKLRNEWMERLEKRIKMLRTQPEDPSS, from the exons atgaatAGCCAATATTTGCGTCATGAAGTGCGAGGTTGTGAAACCAGTGACCTGAGGAACTTCTGGGAAAAGACCATTGAACAACAGACTCAGTATCTGCAATATGAAAAAGAACGTCAGCGAAGAAGCGCTCTGACAAA GCTCAGAAATGAATGGATGGAGAGGCTGGAAAAACGGATAAAGATGTTGAGGACCCAACCTGAAGACCCATCCAGCTGA